From Fimbriimonadia bacterium, a single genomic window includes:
- a CDS encoding type II secretion system protein — MVSRRGFTLIELLVVVAIITLLAGILFPVFARSREGARKTTCVSNCGQLGKAVLLYAPDFDERFPTAESQGDQGNAHFVEGGSRYDHPEDKWCLADAIGRYVKGDDAFRCPTLTARVYRGTAHGIGGKTVTGPGSDPKANYGGSYMYFCAHMTVFNETASPFALIWWALYMAGRDIAPWIQNGDTPEMYFVCGNKLSAVASTATKPLLMERAWGSTHEGIPADKAFEMFIPPGTAVLGFPTAYADGHARYEKLDFPRAVALWGRRNRD; from the coding sequence ATGGTAAGTAGGCGCGGCTTCACCCTGATCGAGCTGCTGGTGGTGGTTGCCATCATCACCCTGCTCGCAGGCATTCTGTTCCCCGTGTTCGCCCGTTCGCGAGAAGGAGCACGGAAGACAACCTGCGTCAGCAACTGCGGCCAGCTCGGCAAGGCGGTGCTGCTATACGCTCCCGACTTCGACGAACGCTTCCCGACCGCCGAGTCCCAAGGCGACCAAGGCAATGCACACTTCGTGGAAGGGGGATCGCGTTACGATCACCCCGAAGACAAGTGGTGTCTGGCCGATGCGATTGGGCGCTACGTAAAGGGAGACGATGCGTTCCGGTGTCCGACGCTAACTGCGCGGGTGTATCGAGGCACCGCGCATGGCATAGGGGGCAAGACGGTGACAGGCCCCGGCTCGGACCCGAAGGCCAACTACGGCGGCTCTTATATGTACTTCTGCGCACACATGACGGTGTTCAACGAGACCGCCTCGCCCTTCGCACTGATCTGGTGGGCGCTGTACATGGCAGGGCGCGACATCGCGCCGTGGATACAGAACGGCGACACACCAGAGATGTACTTCGTGTGTGGGAACAAGCTTTCGGCAGTGGCTTCGACAGCCACCAAGCCCTTGCTGATGGAGCGGGCATGGGGTAGCACCCACGAGGGCATCCCCGCCGACAAGGCGTTCGAGATGTTCATCCCGCCGGGCACTGCCGTGCTCGGCTTCCCCACGGCGTATGCGGACGGACACGCACGCTACGAGAAGCTCGACTTCCCCCGTGCCGTGGCGCTGTGGGGACGAAGAAACCGCGATTAG